One Malus domestica chromosome 11, GDT2T_hap1 genomic region harbors:
- the LOC103419429 gene encoding uridine kinase-like protein 3 has translation MNMGSNSVVDMIEASSGVHFSGFHMDGLEQRSKVEQPTTSAHGNMHKQPFVIGVAGGAASGKTTVCDMIIQQLHDQRVVLVNQDSFYHNLTEEELKRVHEYNFDHPDAFDTEKLLSSMDKLKHGQAVDIPNYDFKSYKNSVCPARRVNPSDVIILEGILAFHDPRVRELMNMKIFVDTDADVRLARRIRRDTVEKGRDIGQVLDQYSKFVKPAFDDFILPTKKYADIIIPRGGDNHIAVDLIVQHIRTKLGQHDLCKIYPNLYVIHSTFQIRGMHTLIRDSQTTKHDFVFYSDRLIRLVVEHGLGHLPFTEKQVITPTGSVYIGVDFCKRLCGVSIIRSGESMENALRACCKGIKIGKILIHREGDNGQQLIYEKLPNDISERHVLLLDPILGTGNSAVQAISLILEKGVPESNIIFLNLISAPQGVHVVCKRFPRIKIVTSEIETGLNKDFRVVPGMGEFGDRYFGTDDDDQQVVAPSSV, from the exons ATGAACATGGGCTCGAATTCAGTTGTGGATATGATAGAGGCCTCCTCAGGGGTTCATTTTTCTGGATTTCACATGGATGGCTTAGAACAAAGATCCAAGGTGGAGCAACCAACAACATCAGCACATGGAAACATGCATAAACAGCCCTTTGTTATTG GTGTTGCTGGTGGGGCAGCTTCTGGTAAGACTACAGTTTGTGATATGATTATACAACAGCTTCATGATCAGCGTGTTGTTCTTGTTAATCAG GATTCCTTTTATCATAATCTGACTGAGGAGGAACTTAAACGTGTACATGAATACAACTTTGACCATCCTG ATGCATTTGACACCGAGAAACTGTTATCTtcaatggacaagttgaagcatGGGCAAGCAGTAGATATTCCAAACTATGATTTCAAAAGTTACAAAAATAGTGTGTGTCCAGCTAGACGG GTAAACCCTTCAGATGTCATCATCTTGGAAGGCATTCTTGCTTTCCATGATCCTCGTGTACGAGAGTTGATGAATATGAAGATTTTTGTTGATACAg ATGCTGATGTTCGGTTGGCTAGGAGGATAAGGCGTGATACAGTTGAGAAGGGAAGGGATATTGGTCAAGTTCTTGATCAG TACTCAAAGTTTGTTAAGCCGGCTTTTGATGACTTCATTCTTCCAACAAAGAAGTATGCTGATATCATTATTCCTCGCGGCGGAGATAATCACATAGCTGTTGATTTGATTGTACAACATATTCGTACTAAGCTTGGTCAACATGACCTTTGTAAAATATATCCCAATCTATATGTCATACACTCAACCTTTCAG ATACGGGGTATGCATACTCTCATACGTGATTCTCAAACAACAAAGCATGATTTTGTTTTCTATTCAGACCGGTTGATTCGTTTG GTTGTTGAACATGGCCTGGGACATCTACCATTTACCGAAAAGCAGGTGATCACTCCAACTG GGTCTGTGTATATCGGTGTGGATTTTTGTAAGAGGTTGTGCGGTGTGTCTATCATCAGGAG TGGCGAGAGTATGGAGAATGCTTTGCGAGCATGTTGTAAAGGTATCAAGATTGGAAAGATTCTTATTCATAGAGAAGGAGACAATGGTCAGCAG CtaatttatgaaaaactaccCAACGACATTTCAGAGAGGCATGTATTACTGTTGGATCCTATCCTAGGCACAG GGAACTCGGCTGTTCAAGCTATTTCTCTAATTTTAGAGAAGGGCGTCCCAGAGTCCAACATTATATTTCTCAATCTCATATCT GCACCTCAAGGTGTGCACGTGGTCTGCAAACGCTTCCCCAGAATAAAGATTGTGACATCTGAGATTGAAACTGGTCTGAACAAAGATTTTCGTGTAGTACCTGGCATGGGTGAGTTTGGGGACCGATATTTTGGAACTGATGATGACGATCAACAAGTGGTAGCTCCTTCATCAGTGTAG
- the LOC103419428 gene encoding fructose-bisphosphate aldolase, cytoplasmic isozyme 1, translating to MSAFVGKYAEELIKNAKYIATPGKGILAADESTGTIGKRLSSINVENIESNRQALRELLFTSPNALPYLSGVILFEETLYQKSSDGKPFVEILQENNVIPGIKVDKGTVELAGTNGETTTQGFDSLGARCAQYYKAGARFAKWRAVLKIGLTEPSELSIQQNAQGLARYAIICQENGLVPIVEPEILTDGDHDIKKCAAATEMVLAAVYKALNEQHVLLEGTLLKPNMVTPGSDSPKVTPEVIAECTVTALRRTVPAAVPGIVFLSGGQSEEEATLNLDAMNRLDVLKPWTLSFSFGRALQASTLKTWGGKKENVAKAQATFLKRCKANSDATLGKYSGGSAGGLASESLFVKGYKY from the exons ATGTCAGCCTTTGTTGGCAAGTATGCTG AGGAGCTCATAAAGAATGCCAAGTACATTGCCACCCCAGGCAAGGGCATATTGGCAGCAGATGAGAGCACAGGCACCATTGGCAAGCGCCTATCCAGCATCAACGTCGAGAACATCGAGTCCAACCGCCAAGCTCTCCGAGAACTTCTCTTCACTTCTCCCAACGCCCTCCCTTACCTCTCCGGTGTCATCCTCTTTGAGGAGACCTTGTACCAGAAGAGCTCTGATGGCAAACCCTTCGTCGAAATCCTCCAGGAAAACAATGTCATTCCAG GGATCAAGGTCGACAAGGGCACCGTTGAGTTAGCTGGAACAAACGGAGAGACAACAACCCAAGGCTTTGACTCTCTGGGAGCTAGGTGCGCACAGTACTACAAGGCGGGCGCACGCTTTGCCAAATGGCGCGCGGTGCTCAAGATAGGCCTAACCGAGCCCTCGGAACTGTCCATCCAGCAGAATGCGCAAGGTTTGGCTCGCTATGCGATTATCTGCCAGGAGAACGGACTAGTGCCAATCGTTGAGCCAGAGATTTTGACTGATGGAGATCATGACATTAAGAAATGTGCAGCTGCTACTGAAATGGTTCTTGCAGCAGTTTACAAGGCACTCAATGAACAACATGTTCTTCTTGAAGGCACACTCCTTAAGCCCAACATGGTTACTCCAGGTTCTGATAGCCCAAAG GTTACGCCGGAGGTGATTGCCGAGTGCACAGTGACTGCACTGCGCCGGACAGTCCCAGCAGCTGTGCCGGGGATTGTGTTTCTGTCCGGAGGACAAAGTGAGGAAGAGGCAACACTCAACTTGGATGCAATGAACAGGTTGGATGTGTTGAAGCCATGGACTCTTTCGTTCTCGTTCGGGCGAGCTTTGCAAGCAAGCACACTCAAGACTTGGGGTGGGAAGAAGGAGAATGTTGCGAAAGCTCAGGCGACGTTCTTGAAAAGGTGCAAGGCAAACTCAGATGCCACTCTTGGAAAGTACTCTGGAGGAAGTGCTGGTGGACTGGCTTCTGAGAGCTTGTTTGTTAAGGGATACAAGTACTAG
- the LOC103419427 gene encoding sufE-like protein 1, chloroplastic/mitochondrial: protein MSSSSSISSSFRLFTTKIPTSILNPKTPKPPSLSFPQRHITFQRIPTISASSPPPPSASASSSTSLQPVEDLPPKLQEIVKLFQSVEVPKAKYEQLLFYGKNLKPLDDRFKTKQNKVEGCVSQVWVRAYLDSDKNVFFEADSDSVLTKGLAALLVSGLSGRPVDEVLRVSPDFAVLLGLQQSLTPSRNNGFLNMLRLMQRKAKELLVEEENGGESERFAAKIEDSVKSLELGVDSEVGGEKNSNSNSGLRVDGGIEGEDIGLSSGENVKQLDLVASEMSENVADSGDLGSRGKRIQEKLMGELSPVELEVEDISYQHAGHAGVRGGGDGETHFNVRVVSKKFEGKSLVKRHRLIYGLLKEELQSGLHALSIVAKTPSEVSGG from the coding sequence ATGTCGTCGTCTTCTTCAATCTCATCGTCGTTTCGATTATTCACCACCAAAATCCCTACCTCAATTCTCAACCCTAAAACCCCAAAACCCCCATCTCTGTCTTTTCCCCAAAGGCACATCACTTTCCAAAGAATCCCCACCATATCCGCCTCCTCCCCTCCGCCGCCGTCCGCATCCGCTTCGAGCTCCACGTCCCTACAGCCGGTCGAGGACCTCCCTCCGAAGCTCCAGGAAATCGTCAAGCTTTTCCAGTCCGTAGAGGTCCCCAAGGCCAAGTACGAGCAGCTTCTGTTCTACGGCAAGAATTTGAAGCCGTTGGATGATCGATTCAAGACGAAGCAGAACAAAGTGGAGGGATGCGTCTCTCAGGTGTGGGTCAGGGCGTATCTTGATTCGGACAAGAATGTGTTTTTCGAGGCCGATTCCGACTCGGTCCTCACCAAGGGGCTCGCTGCTTTGCTAGTTAGCGGGTTATCGGGCCGCCCGGTGGATGAGGTTTTGCGGGTTTCGCCCGATTTCGCGGTGCTTCTGGGTCTGCAGCAGAGCCTGACGCCGTCGAGGAATAATGGGTTTTTGAATATGTTGAGGTTGATGCAGAGGAAGGCGAAGGAGTTGCTTgtggaggaagaaaatggagggGAGAGTGAGCGTTTCGCAGCGAAAATTGAAGATAGTGTCAAAAGTTTGGAGCTTGGAGTGGATTCTGAAGTGGGTGGGGAAAAGAATTCGAATTCGAATTCGGGTTTGAGAGTTGATGGTGGGATTGAGGGTGAGGATATTGGATTGAGTTCTGGAGAAAATGTTAAGCAATTGGACCTGGTAGCGAGTGAAATGAGCGAAAATGTGGCAGATTCTGGTGACTTGGGAAGCAGAGGGAAGAGAATTCAGGAGAAATTGATGGGAGAGTTAAGTCCTGTGGAATTGGAAGTGGAAGACATTTCTTATCAACATGCCGGGCATGCCGGGGTTAGAGGAGGTGGTGATGGGGAGACGCATTTCAATGTGAGAGTTGTGTCTAAGAAGTTTGAAGGGAAGAGTTTGGTTAAGAGGCATAGGCTTATatatggtttgttgaaagaagAATTGCAAAGTGGACTACATGCATTGTCGATTGTGGCGAAAACACCGTCTGAAGTGAGTGGAGGGTGA
- the LOC103416763 gene encoding uncharacterized protein, whose protein sequence is MKQFGPTPTPPPNVSFPLLALINFLIYLNKQLSSSSPFITRFSCFASGCFPEMSAHPPPPPSPIPPSPLPQPPPQRHSRRPPPSQRPPTPISLSQIIISKRAANGEAPAPDAENLISSKPTKQIILRQPQRTNPLVWCCAIACLIFSVVLIFFGIATLILFLVVKPKTPSFDIPNASLNTIYFDSPEYFNGDFTFLANFSNPNRKLDIRFEYLDLELFFSDRLIATQSLAPFTQRPGEGRVGSVRLISSLVYLPVNHAVALQTQVQNNQVNYNMRGTFKVRASLGMIHFSYWLHSRCQLQMTGPPRGVLVARSCKSKR, encoded by the coding sequence ATGAAACAATTTGGTCCCACTCCTACCCCTCCACCAaatgtttcttttcctttactTGCTTTAATCAATTTCCTaatttatttaaacaaacaattatCTTCATCTTCCCCCTTCATTACTCGGTTCAGCTGTTTTGCTTCTGGTTGCTTTCCAGAGATGTCAGCCCATCCACCTCCACCGCCGTCCCCAATTCCACCTTCACCGCTACCTCAACCCCCGCCCCAACGGCATAGCAGACGCCCACCCCCATCTCAAAGGCCACCGACACCAATCTCCCTCAGCCAAATCATCATATCAAAGCGTGCTGCGAATGGAGAAGCTCCAGCACCTGATGCAGAAAACCTTATCTCAAGTAAACCGACAAAGCAAATAATACTCCGGCAACCTCAACGGACAAATCCGCTTGTATGGTGCTGTGCAATTGCGTGTCTCATATTTAGTGttgttcttattttctttgGAATTGCGACTTTGATACTCTTCTTAGTTGTTAAACCAAAAACTCCATCGTTTGACATCCCCAATGCAAGCCTCAACACCATCTACTTCGACTCACCGGAATATTTCAACGGCGACTTCACCTTCCTCGCAAATTTCTCCAACCCTAATCGGAAACTCGATATAAGATTTGAGTATCTGGATTTGGAGCTTTTCTTTTCTGACAGGCTCATAGCAACTCAATCTCTTGCACCTTTCACACAAAGACCTGGAGAAGGAAGGGTGGGATCGGTTCGCTTGATATCGAGCTTGGTTTACCTTCCTGTCAATCACGCTGTGGCGCTTCAAACGCAGGTGCAGAACAATCAAGTTAACTACAATATGAGAGGAACATTTAAAGTGAGAGCCAGTCTAGGTATGATCCATTTTTCCTACTGGTTGCATAGCAGATGCCAATTACAGATGACAGGTCCGCCGAGGGGTGTTTTAGTTGCAAGAAGTTGCAAATCTAAAAGATGA